Proteins encoded in a region of the Novibacillus thermophilus genome:
- the steA gene encoding putative cytokinetic ring protein SteA → MPWPKSVFSSRGKAEVQAAVVVDRSTKRLIKRIKPGEIALIHHCDLDQVAAKGLIEKGVSAVLNCSDTFSGTYPTPGPEILVQAGIPVLDGIDEVWMDVFSDGMTVWMDGERFGYVDESGKRVAAGKGNRLTQKRLSALTKQAHDNVEQALEQFIDNTLSYAAKEKHFVTKPLPLPELRTKIKGRHVVVVVRGANYKADLRAIRPYIKDYRPVLIGVDGGADALLDNHFTPDLIVGDMDSVSDRALCSGAELIVHAYPDGKAPGLDRVEKLGLTAHIVPAIGTSEDVAMLLAFEKKATLIVALGTHSHMVDFLEKGRKGMASTLLVRMKIGTRLVDAKGVNILYQGKYRRRELTYLAMSSAFPVIALFGINPDFRHMMRMLWLHLRMIFS, encoded by the coding sequence TTGCCATGGCCGAAGTCCGTTTTTTCCAGCCGTGGAAAGGCGGAAGTTCAAGCTGCTGTCGTAGTGGACAGAAGTACAAAACGACTGATCAAGCGAATAAAACCGGGAGAAATAGCCCTCATTCACCACTGTGACTTGGATCAGGTGGCGGCGAAAGGGCTCATCGAAAAGGGCGTCAGCGCAGTCCTCAACTGTTCTGATACGTTTAGCGGGACGTACCCCACCCCCGGCCCGGAAATACTCGTCCAGGCAGGCATTCCGGTCTTGGACGGGATTGACGAGGTGTGGATGGACGTTTTCTCCGACGGGATGACGGTCTGGATGGACGGTGAACGATTCGGCTATGTGGATGAATCCGGGAAACGTGTTGCAGCCGGTAAAGGAAATCGGCTCACGCAGAAACGGTTGTCCGCCTTGACAAAACAGGCACACGACAATGTGGAACAGGCATTGGAGCAGTTCATCGACAATACGCTGTCGTATGCTGCCAAAGAAAAACATTTTGTGACGAAACCGTTGCCGCTCCCGGAGCTGCGGACGAAAATCAAAGGCCGGCACGTCGTCGTGGTCGTAAGGGGAGCAAACTACAAGGCCGACTTGCGGGCCATTCGCCCTTACATTAAAGATTACCGTCCAGTTTTGATCGGCGTCGACGGCGGAGCCGACGCCCTGTTGGACAACCACTTCACACCGGACTTAATTGTCGGCGACATGGATTCTGTCTCAGACCGCGCCCTCTGTTCGGGAGCAGAGTTGATCGTACACGCCTACCCGGACGGAAAAGCACCGGGCTTGGACAGGGTAGAAAAACTCGGTCTCACGGCACACATCGTCCCCGCCATCGGAACGAGTGAAGACGTGGCGATGTTGTTGGCGTTCGAAAAGAAAGCCACCCTGATTGTCGCTTTGGGAACGCACTCGCACATGGTCGATTTTTTGGAAAAAGGGCGCAAAGGGATGGCGTCGACCCTCCTCGTGCGCATGAAAATCGGCACACGGCTCGTTGATGCCAAAGGTGTGAACATTTTGTACCAAGGGAAGTACCGCAGGCGGGAATTGACGTATTTAGCGATGAGTTCTGCCTTCCCCGTCATCGCACTGTTCGGGATTAATCCCGACTTTCGGCACATGATGCGCATGTTGTGGCTTCACTTACGCATGATCTTTTCATAA
- a CDS encoding glycosyltransferase family 2 protein yields MPRDISVVVPAYNESDRIGETLHAIKQLNSVDEIVVVDDGSADNTYDIAREWADVLIRREHNHGKGPALDLGWRKSKGDVIVFLDADLGATAALAENLIEPVISDQCDMSVASFPPAETKGGFGLVKTLAAQGVKSLTGKRMTAPLSGQRAMRRRLLERIPPLAHGFGIEVYLTVETLRSGFRVCEIPVSFRHRETGRNVAGFVHRGKQFVHISKTLYRLWRTT; encoded by the coding sequence ATGCCACGTGACATATCTGTCGTCGTACCAGCTTACAATGAAAGTGACCGCATCGGAGAGACGTTGCACGCGATTAAACAGTTGAACAGTGTCGACGAGATCGTCGTCGTGGACGACGGGAGTGCGGACAACACGTACGACATTGCCCGGGAGTGGGCCGATGTCCTCATACGCCGCGAGCACAATCACGGGAAGGGACCCGCTCTCGATCTCGGATGGCGAAAGTCTAAAGGGGACGTTATCGTGTTCCTCGATGCCGACTTAGGGGCTACGGCGGCATTGGCCGAAAACTTAATTGAGCCCGTCATCTCCGACCAATGTGACATGTCTGTCGCCTCCTTTCCTCCAGCAGAAACAAAAGGGGGCTTCGGTTTGGTGAAGACGTTAGCTGCTCAAGGAGTCAAATCGTTAACTGGGAAGCGGATGACAGCACCGCTTTCCGGTCAACGGGCCATGAGACGACGGCTGCTGGAGCGGATCCCACCCCTTGCCCACGGTTTTGGAATCGAAGTGTACCTGACCGTCGAGACGCTTAGAAGCGGATTTCGCGTATGTGAAATTCCAGTGAGTTTTCGCCACCGGGAAACGGGGAGAAACGTGGCCGGATTTGTTCACCGGGGAAAACAGTTCGTCCACATTTCCAAAACGCTGTACCGTTTGTGGAGGACGACGTGA
- a CDS encoding Leu/Phe/Val dehydrogenase, which yields MEIFAQLSQYDYEELVFCHDENSGLRAIIAIHDTTLGPALGGVRMWTYESEQEAVQDVLRLARGMTYKNAVAGLNLGGGKAVIIGDPNKDKSEELFRAFGRYVQGLNGRYITAEDVGTTEEDMDTIYEETDYVTGVSPAFGSGGNPSPVTAYGVYQGMKAAANVAFGSDDLNGKTVAVQGLGNVAFNLCRHLSEEGAKLVVTDLNEERVQRAVEQFGAEAVGVQDIYGVACDIFSPNALGGVLNDETIPMLNCRVVAGAANNQLKEERHGKMLEERGIVYAPDYVINAGGVINIADELIGYNRERAMKKVESIYDTVLNVFAIAERDGIPSYQAADRMAEERIQSIRRSRNPFVRDEKNVFHLRRGRH from the coding sequence ATGGAGATTTTTGCTCAACTTTCCCAATACGACTATGAAGAACTCGTCTTTTGCCACGATGAAAATTCTGGACTGCGCGCCATTATCGCCATTCACGACACGACGTTAGGTCCCGCTCTCGGCGGTGTCCGGATGTGGACGTACGAGTCGGAACAAGAGGCGGTTCAAGACGTGTTGCGGTTGGCGCGGGGCATGACGTACAAAAACGCCGTCGCCGGGTTGAACTTGGGCGGTGGAAAAGCGGTCATTATCGGGGACCCGAACAAAGACAAATCAGAAGAGCTGTTTCGCGCCTTCGGCCGCTATGTGCAAGGCTTAAACGGACGTTACATAACAGCCGAGGACGTCGGGACGACAGAGGAAGACATGGACACCATTTACGAAGAGACGGATTATGTCACCGGTGTGTCACCGGCATTCGGTTCAGGGGGGAATCCATCTCCTGTGACGGCGTACGGTGTCTACCAGGGAATGAAAGCTGCAGCCAACGTGGCGTTTGGCAGTGACGACTTAAACGGCAAGACGGTAGCGGTCCAAGGACTGGGCAATGTCGCTTTCAACTTGTGTCGACACTTGAGTGAGGAAGGAGCGAAATTGGTCGTCACAGACTTGAATGAGGAGCGCGTGCAACGCGCCGTCGAACAGTTTGGGGCAGAAGCCGTAGGGGTTCAAGATATTTACGGGGTCGCTTGCGATATCTTTTCGCCGAACGCACTGGGAGGCGTCCTGAACGATGAGACGATTCCGATGTTAAATTGCCGTGTGGTGGCAGGGGCGGCCAACAACCAGCTCAAGGAAGAAAGGCACGGGAAAATGCTGGAGGAGCGGGGGATCGTGTACGCACCTGACTACGTCATCAATGCAGGGGGAGTGATCAATATCGCAGATGAGCTGATAGGTTACAATCGGGAGAGGGCGATGAAAAAAGTAGAATCTATTTACGATACGGTGTTGAACGTCTTTGCCATTGCCGAGAGGGACGGCATTCCGAGTTATCAGGCAGCAGACCGGATGGCGGAAGAGAGAATACAGTCGATCCGTCGGTCCCGGAACCCGTTTGTAAGAGATGAAAAAAACGTGTTTCACTTGCGCCGCGGCCGACATTAG
- a CDS encoding DUF2627 family protein: protein MRKGEWQMMRQRLERIVALMLLAIPAAGGVLGWKWMRDATFSAFGSGNFFAEVLTDWRAYTGLALFVLAILYLGSFIFYRDAKQKRIQPKLRRKKD, encoded by the coding sequence GTGAGAAAGGGTGAATGGCAGATGATGAGACAGCGACTGGAGCGCATCGTAGCCCTCATGCTTCTCGCCATCCCGGCAGCGGGCGGAGTGCTTGGCTGGAAATGGATGCGAGATGCGACTTTTTCCGCTTTCGGAAGCGGAAACTTCTTTGCCGAAGTGTTGACGGATTGGCGAGCGTACACCGGGCTGGCCTTGTTTGTACTCGCCATCTTATACCTCGGCAGTTTTATTTTTTATCGAGATGCGAAACAAAAACGCATTCAGCCGAAACTGCGCCGGAAAAAGGACTGA
- the spo0A gene encoding sporulation transcription factor Spo0A: MMQEWIDAQDDMTVTGLAYNGNDVLDLIQEETPDILILDIIMPHLDGLGVLEHIQHMELNPRPKIIMLTAFGHETITQRAVELGASYYILKPFDMEVLTNRIRQMVSGDSSAKKLPHPVQTAAKKERHLDSNITDIIHEIGVPAHIKGYMYLRDAITMVYYDIELLGSITKVLYPKIAEKYNTTPSRVERAIRHAIEVAWNRGNIDSISSLFGHTINMSKAKPTNSEFIAMVADKLRIEHKVG, translated from the coding sequence ATGATGCAAGAATGGATCGACGCGCAGGACGATATGACGGTTACGGGCTTGGCCTACAACGGCAATGACGTACTGGATCTGATTCAAGAAGAGACGCCCGACATTTTAATTCTAGACATCATTATGCCCCATTTGGACGGGCTGGGCGTTTTGGAACACATTCAACACATGGAGCTCAACCCGAGGCCTAAAATCATTATGCTCACGGCATTCGGTCACGAGACGATCACGCAGAGGGCGGTGGAACTAGGGGCCTCTTACTACATACTGAAACCGTTTGACATGGAGGTTCTGACGAATCGCATACGGCAGATGGTGAGTGGCGACTCTTCCGCAAAAAAACTGCCGCACCCCGTGCAAACGGCAGCCAAAAAAGAACGGCATCTCGATTCCAATATAACGGACATTATTCACGAAATTGGCGTTCCGGCCCACATCAAAGGGTACATGTACTTGCGCGACGCGATCACGATGGTGTACTACGACATTGAACTCCTCGGCTCCATCACAAAAGTGTTATACCCGAAAATTGCCGAAAAATACAACACGACGCCGAGCCGGGTGGAACGAGCCATTCGCCATGCCATCGAAGTAGCGTGGAATCGAGGGAACATCGATTCGATCAGTTCCCTGTTTGGCCACACGATTAACATGTCTAAAGCGAAACCGACCAACAGTGAATTTATTGCCATGGTAGCGGACAAGCTGCGCATTGAACATAAAGTCGGGTAA
- a CDS encoding copper transporter, giving the protein MVSARYHLVTVMSVFLALGLGILLGGSLGQQWLSEKQQGLIDQLERHYDEQVTQNRELSASLNKVQKAYRKEKDKTDELLRLTVGDALSDRFFVVYSSDHRQAKRLKKMIEWAGGHARTLDSLTYTQDDVDAVVLMGDSYLDQVNRDVLRDLQLLYGAPIVVHTTTEAAREWQGARIYPYNGSLSEVLSEYKFLKFLQEVIPPP; this is encoded by the coding sequence GTGGTTTCCGCTCGCTATCATTTAGTCACAGTGATGTCCGTTTTTTTAGCCCTCGGTCTCGGCATTTTGCTCGGTGGTTCCCTTGGCCAGCAATGGCTATCTGAAAAGCAGCAAGGACTCATTGACCAGTTGGAACGTCATTACGACGAACAAGTGACACAAAATCGCGAATTGAGCGCGAGTTTAAACAAGGTGCAAAAAGCGTATCGAAAGGAGAAAGACAAAACAGACGAACTGTTGCGGTTAACCGTGGGAGATGCGCTAAGCGACCGGTTTTTTGTCGTATATTCTTCGGACCACAGACAGGCGAAACGCTTGAAGAAAATGATTGAGTGGGCAGGAGGACACGCGCGGACACTGGACTCTTTGACGTATACGCAAGACGACGTAGACGCTGTTGTGCTGATGGGGGACAGCTATCTCGATCAAGTCAATCGGGACGTTTTGCGGGATTTGCAACTGCTGTACGGCGCCCCCATCGTCGTGCACACGACGACAGAAGCGGCGCGCGAATGGCAGGGGGCCCGCATTTATCCGTACAACGGGTCCTTGTCTGAAGTGTTGTCGGAATACAAGTTCTTAAAGTTTTTGCAGGAAGTGATTCCGCCCCCTTAA
- the lpdA gene encoding dihydrolipoyl dehydrogenase — protein MEEAYNLVVIGAGPGGYVAAVRAAQLGMRVAVVEREKVGGVCLHKGCIPSKTLLKSAEVFDTVRCAGDYGILTGEAKVDLIRIQERKRGIVSRLHKGVQYLLRKHNIEVYHGTGRIMGASIFSPQTGVVTVEQSDGKGGVLKPKHLIIATGSRPRELKGVTADGNHILYSDHMLELDRLPDSVVIVGGGAIGVEWASMLSDFGVRVTIVESADRILPFEDEDISREMTRLLQKRGVQLLTQTNVQPESVTVEQGAVSLHIGCGGERQKLTAERVLLSVGREANVDDIGLSNTDIQVVNGFIEVNEWMQTSEPHVYAIGDVVGGYQLAHVASREGVIAVEHMAGLNPEPLNPRFVPRCTYSRPEVASVGLSEQEASALGYATKTGNISFRSMSKALVHGDADGFVKIVADAETDDVLGVHMIGSRVTDLISEAGLARLLDATPWELSQVVRPHPSLSEALGEAALDVEGASIHGA, from the coding sequence GTGGAAGAGGCATACAACTTAGTTGTCATCGGGGCCGGTCCCGGCGGCTACGTGGCCGCAGTGCGGGCTGCTCAACTCGGCATGAGGGTGGCTGTCGTCGAACGGGAAAAAGTCGGCGGCGTCTGTTTGCACAAAGGTTGCATCCCGAGCAAGACATTGCTCAAGAGTGCCGAAGTGTTCGATACGGTCAGATGCGCCGGTGACTACGGTATCCTGACGGGAGAGGCAAAAGTGGATCTCATCCGAATTCAGGAACGAAAGCGCGGCATCGTGTCCCGATTACATAAAGGTGTTCAGTACTTACTCCGCAAACATAATATTGAAGTCTATCACGGCACCGGGAGAATAATGGGGGCTTCTATTTTTTCTCCGCAAACAGGCGTCGTCACCGTTGAACAAAGTGATGGAAAAGGGGGCGTGCTCAAACCGAAACACTTAATTATCGCCACGGGATCCCGTCCGCGGGAACTGAAAGGTGTCACTGCCGACGGGAACCACATCCTCTACTCGGATCACATGTTGGAACTCGACCGCCTCCCCGATTCAGTCGTCATCGTCGGCGGCGGCGCCATCGGGGTAGAATGGGCATCGATGTTGAGCGATTTCGGGGTACGCGTGACCATCGTTGAAAGTGCAGACCGCATTTTGCCCTTCGAGGACGAAGACATCAGCCGTGAAATGACGCGTCTGCTTCAAAAGCGCGGTGTCCAGTTGTTGACGCAGACGAATGTACAGCCCGAATCGGTAACGGTAGAACAAGGTGCGGTCAGTTTACATATAGGGTGCGGAGGAGAGAGGCAGAAACTCACCGCCGAACGGGTTTTGCTGTCGGTCGGGCGGGAAGCGAATGTGGACGACATCGGATTGTCCAATACCGACATTCAAGTGGTGAACGGGTTTATCGAAGTGAATGAGTGGATGCAGACGTCCGAACCTCACGTGTACGCCATTGGGGACGTTGTCGGCGGTTACCAATTGGCACACGTCGCCTCTCGTGAAGGAGTGATCGCCGTCGAGCACATGGCGGGGTTGAATCCCGAGCCGTTGAACCCGCGGTTTGTTCCGCGTTGCACGTACAGTCGCCCGGAGGTGGCCAGTGTCGGTCTCAGTGAGCAGGAAGCATCGGCTTTGGGATATGCGACAAAAACCGGAAACATCTCGTTCCGCTCCATGAGTAAAGCCCTTGTACACGGAGATGCAGACGGCTTTGTAAAAATTGTAGCCGACGCTGAGACGGACGACGTGTTAGGTGTACACATGATCGGCTCCCGTGTGACGGATCTCATTTCCGAAGCCGGTTTGGCCCGCTTGCTCGATGCGACGCCGTGGGAGCTGTC